One Arthrobacter sp. FW306-07-I genomic window carries:
- a CDS encoding VOC family protein — protein sequence MPTVLNPYLSFRDNAREAMNFYQSVFGGELTLSTFGDFQAGEDPAEAEKIMHAMLATTQGLVLMGADTPNSMQYHPGSSISISLSGDDEVELRGYYQKLSADGGAVTVPMERAPWGDVFGMCTDRFGVSWLVNVNAAQVTPAS from the coding sequence ATGCCAACAGTCCTCAATCCCTACCTGAGCTTCCGCGACAATGCCCGCGAGGCGATGAACTTCTACCAGTCCGTGTTCGGCGGCGAACTGACGCTCAGCACCTTCGGCGACTTCCAGGCCGGCGAAGACCCTGCGGAAGCGGAAAAGATCATGCATGCCATGCTGGCCACCACCCAGGGCCTGGTACTCATGGGCGCGGACACCCCCAACAGCATGCAATACCACCCTGGCTCCTCCATATCCATTTCCCTCAGCGGGGACGATGAGGTGGAGCTTCGCGGCTACTACCAGAAGCTCAGCGCCGACGGGGGAGCGGTGACAGTTCCCATGGAAAGGGCTCCGTGGGGAGATGTTTTTGGCATGTGTACCGACCGGTTCGGAGTGTCCTGGCTGGTCAACGTCAACGCCGCGCAGGTGACTCCGGCCTCCTGA
- a CDS encoding HAD domain-containing protein translates to MWRTLYLDVDGVVCPFGPDGVTGWGSEWRRANAGLLPVAFAAKLVTGLNTLARTPWLRCVWLTSWEELAPQYLCPAVGLAGRNWPYLAADGAAGGTGWWKLRAIQADVEKTGPDAVAWVDDQLAFEAEAQQWARILGHRILTVSPHPRRGITPPELDRLRSFLLQPVF, encoded by the coding sequence GTGTGGCGCACGCTCTATTTGGACGTCGACGGGGTGGTCTGTCCGTTCGGCCCGGACGGCGTAACCGGCTGGGGCTCTGAATGGCGGCGCGCCAACGCCGGGCTGCTGCCGGTGGCCTTCGCTGCCAAACTCGTGACCGGGCTCAACACCCTGGCCCGGACGCCCTGGCTGCGGTGCGTCTGGCTCACCAGCTGGGAGGAACTGGCCCCGCAATACCTGTGTCCCGCCGTCGGACTTGCCGGCCGGAACTGGCCGTACCTCGCTGCGGACGGGGCCGCCGGCGGGACCGGCTGGTGGAAGCTCCGGGCCATCCAGGCGGATGTTGAAAAAACGGGCCCGGATGCCGTGGCCTGGGTGGACGACCAACTGGCCTTCGAGGCTGAAGCACAGCAGTGGGCCCGGATCCTTGGCCACCGCATCCTGACCGTCTCGCCGCATCCCCGGCGCGGAATAACGCCTCCGGAACTGGACCGGCTCCGGTCTTTCCTGCTCCAACCCGTGTTTTGA
- a CDS encoding inorganic phosphate transporter, giving the protein MDITFMVALVIALALFFDFTNGFHDTANAMATPIATGAIKPKTAVALAAVLNLVGAFLSTEVAKTISGGIIREGSGGVQITPEIIFAGLMGAVLWNMITWLKGLPSSSSHALFGGLIGAAIVGAGFNSVNLETLLQKVILPAVFAPVIAGLAAYVCTRLAYALTSRHDPETGTKLTQKRGGFRTGQIFTSSLVALAHGTNDAQKTMGIITLVLIAAGTQAPGSGPQLWVISACALAIAIGTYAGGWRIIRTMGSGLTEVKPAQGFAAETSTASAILASSHLGFALSTTQVASGSVIGSGMGRRGTTVRWNMVGKIALGWLFTLPAAGVVGALTALLVKTGAVGVLIAAVAGSAAVLFMFFYSRKSSVSHQNAVEVEEAGQAVRFAKKKARAEAKAKAKADAKARAEARAKATDRKETQR; this is encoded by the coding sequence GTGGATATCACCTTCATGGTGGCGCTGGTCATCGCACTGGCACTATTTTTCGACTTCACGAACGGCTTCCACGACACCGCGAACGCCATGGCAACGCCCATCGCGACGGGTGCCATCAAGCCCAAGACGGCCGTCGCCCTGGCGGCGGTGCTGAACCTCGTGGGCGCATTCCTTTCCACCGAGGTTGCCAAGACAATCTCCGGCGGCATCATCAGGGAGGGATCCGGCGGCGTCCAGATCACCCCGGAGATCATCTTCGCCGGGCTGATGGGTGCCGTCCTGTGGAACATGATCACCTGGCTCAAGGGCCTGCCGTCCAGTTCGTCGCACGCGCTGTTCGGCGGACTCATCGGCGCAGCCATCGTCGGCGCGGGTTTCAACTCCGTCAACCTTGAAACCCTGCTCCAGAAGGTCATCCTTCCCGCTGTTTTCGCACCTGTCATTGCCGGCCTTGCCGCCTACGTCTGCACGCGCCTGGCCTACGCCCTGACCTCCCGCCACGATCCCGAGACGGGCACCAAGCTCACCCAGAAGCGCGGCGGCTTCCGCACCGGGCAGATCTTCACCTCCAGCCTGGTGGCCCTGGCCCACGGCACCAACGACGCCCAGAAGACCATGGGCATCATCACCCTGGTCCTGATCGCCGCCGGAACCCAGGCCCCCGGCTCCGGCCCCCAGCTCTGGGTGATCTCGGCCTGCGCCCTGGCCATCGCCATCGGCACTTACGCCGGCGGCTGGCGCATCATCCGCACCATGGGCTCGGGCCTGACCGAGGTCAAGCCCGCCCAGGGCTTCGCGGCGGAGACCAGTACAGCGTCCGCCATCCTCGCGTCCTCGCACCTGGGCTTCGCCCTTTCCACTACGCAGGTGGCCTCCGGCTCCGTGATCGGCTCGGGAATGGGCCGCCGCGGGACCACGGTCCGCTGGAACATGGTGGGCAAGATCGCCCTGGGCTGGCTCTTCACCCTCCCGGCCGCAGGCGTTGTCGGCGCACTGACCGCCCTCCTGGTGAAGACCGGCGCCGTGGGCGTCCTCATCGCCGCCGTCGCGGGCAGCGCGGCTGTCCTGTTCATGTTCTTCTACTCACGAAAGTCCTCCGTGAGCCACCAGAACGCCGTCGAGGTGGAGGAAGCCGGCCAGGCCGTCCGCTTCGCAAAGAAGAAGGCCCGGGCCGAAGCCAAAGCGAAAGCCAAGGCCGACGCAAAAGCCAGGGCAGAAGCAAGAGCAAAAGCAACCGACCGCAAGGAGACTCAACGATGA
- a CDS encoding dihydrofolate reductase family protein translates to MPRIQYFVAASLDGFIATTADDLGWLLQFDGFEGGADSYNDFMSGVGCIVMGGETFAWLQEHEPGKWPYNGTPSYVFTHHEYRAPEGADITFVRGDVQEFIADFRSAAGDRNIWVVGGGNLAAQFADAGLLDEIILSVIPVVLGAGKRLLPMKGPTPALELAASRTLGRGIVELRYLLPSASGPQA, encoded by the coding sequence ATGCCACGCATCCAGTACTTTGTTGCCGCATCCCTTGACGGCTTCATCGCCACCACCGCAGACGACCTGGGCTGGCTGTTGCAGTTCGACGGTTTCGAGGGCGGAGCTGACAGCTACAACGACTTCATGTCCGGGGTTGGCTGCATCGTCATGGGCGGGGAAACCTTCGCCTGGTTGCAGGAGCACGAGCCGGGCAAGTGGCCGTACAACGGTACGCCCAGCTACGTGTTCACCCACCACGAATACCGTGCGCCGGAGGGTGCCGACATCACCTTTGTCCGCGGTGACGTCCAGGAATTCATTGCGGACTTCCGAAGTGCCGCCGGGGACAGGAACATCTGGGTGGTTGGCGGCGGCAACCTCGCGGCCCAGTTCGCCGACGCAGGCCTGCTGGATGAAATCATCCTCTCCGTCATTCCGGTGGTGCTGGGCGCAGGGAAGCGGCTGCTGCCCATGAAGGGCCCGACGCCGGCACTTGAGTTGGCTGCCTCCCGCACCCTGGGCAGGGGGATCGTCGAGCTGCGCTACCTGCTGCCCTCGGCTTCCGGCCCGCAGGCCTGA
- a CDS encoding hotdog fold thioesterase — translation MTDNFTPGAFAEELAAAGIPDHMHGWLGRFGVGALVVKMGIHFLEMSPERTVATMPVEGNTQVAGILHGGAHVVLAETLGSFAAGMHAGPDRHAVGIEVSATHHRSIAEGLVTGTCTAIHLGRTLTTHEIVMTDGQGRRLSTARITNMLRDNVA, via the coding sequence ATGACAGACAATTTCACGCCGGGCGCTTTCGCCGAAGAGCTGGCAGCTGCCGGTATTCCCGACCACATGCACGGCTGGCTGGGGAGGTTCGGCGTCGGCGCACTGGTGGTGAAGATGGGCATCCATTTCCTGGAGATGAGCCCTGAACGCACCGTTGCCACCATGCCCGTGGAGGGCAACACCCAGGTGGCGGGGATCCTGCATGGCGGCGCGCACGTGGTGCTGGCGGAAACCTTGGGCTCCTTCGCCGCGGGAATGCATGCCGGACCGGACCGCCACGCCGTGGGCATCGAGGTCAGTGCCACGCACCACCGGTCCATCGCCGAGGGCTTGGTGACGGGCACGTGCACCGCCATTCACCTGGGACGCACATTGACCACCCACGAGATCGTCATGACGGACGGGCAGGGACGGCGCCTGTCAACCGCCAGGATCACCAATATGCTCCGGGATAACGTCGCCTGA
- the polA gene encoding DNA polymerase I — MAFRAFFALPADKFSTSNGQHTNAIHGFTSMLINLIKEQQPTHIAVAFDVSDESTHRKTEYSEYKGGRNETPREMSGQIDLIAQVMEAWGIKTIKMPGYEADDILATLAAMGEKAGYEVLLVSGDRDAFQLITDNVFVLYPRKGVSDIPRMDAAAIEAKYFVSPSRYSDLAALVGETADNLPGVPGVGPKTAAKWINQYGGLEGVLEHLDAIGGKVGDALRENIGNVKRNRRLNQLHTDLNLPVTLEDLHEPRPDQAALEDLFDQLEFKAIRGRLFALYGDADTPAAERESIDTPEYTAPADAAGLAAFLAAGASQRSALAVDLVPGRIGEDAAALAIVRGDAAVYVDLANQDAETENVLAAWLRDPEAPKVMHGFKAALKALTARGLELEGVVDDTSISGYLIQPDRRTYELAELAQHHLNVGIPAATAKAGQLELSFDGDDNAAADSLVQAGAVVLALSRYFEDELKSRKAEELLSTLELPVSRVLADMELAGIAVDMDKMDDQLADLARVIDQAQEQAFAAIGHEVNLGSPKQLQTVLFDELQLPKTKKIKSGYTTDAASLKNLLEKTGHEFLVQLMAHREAAKLRQMIESLKKSVAEDGRIHTTYAQNVAATGRISSNNPNLQNIPIRSEEGRRVRGIFVVSDGYECLLSADYSQIEMRIMAHLSGDAGLIQAYKDGEDLHRFVGSNIFHVPTDQVTSAMRSKVKAMSYGLAYGLTSFGLSKQLEISVDEARTLMKDYFDRFGAVRDYLRGVVDQARVDGYTATIEGRRRYLPDLTSTDRQLRENAERIALNSPIQGSAADIIKRAMLGVHAELQAQGLKSRMLLQVHDELVLEVAAGERPAVEKLVTEQMAAAADLSVPLEVQIGVGPSWYDAGH; from the coding sequence ATGGCGTTCCGTGCCTTCTTCGCCCTGCCCGCGGACAAGTTCTCCACCTCCAACGGCCAGCACACCAACGCCATCCACGGTTTCACCTCCATGCTGATCAACCTCATCAAGGAGCAGCAGCCCACCCACATCGCGGTCGCTTTCGACGTCTCGGACGAATCCACGCACCGGAAGACCGAGTACAGCGAATACAAGGGTGGCCGGAACGAAACACCGCGCGAGATGAGCGGCCAGATCGACCTCATTGCCCAGGTCATGGAAGCCTGGGGCATCAAGACCATCAAGATGCCGGGCTACGAAGCCGACGACATCCTGGCCACCCTTGCCGCCATGGGGGAGAAGGCAGGCTACGAGGTGTTGCTCGTCTCCGGCGACCGGGACGCCTTCCAGCTGATCACGGACAACGTCTTCGTCCTGTACCCGCGGAAGGGTGTCAGCGACATCCCCCGGATGGACGCCGCGGCCATCGAAGCAAAGTACTTCGTCAGTCCGTCCCGCTACTCCGATCTCGCAGCGCTGGTGGGGGAGACAGCGGACAACCTCCCGGGCGTGCCCGGCGTTGGCCCCAAGACGGCGGCCAAGTGGATCAACCAGTACGGCGGCCTGGAAGGCGTCCTGGAACACCTCGACGCCATTGGCGGGAAGGTGGGCGACGCACTCCGGGAGAACATCGGGAACGTCAAGCGCAACCGGCGGCTGAACCAGCTCCACACCGACCTCAACCTCCCCGTCACACTGGAGGACCTCCACGAGCCGCGCCCGGACCAGGCTGCCCTGGAGGACCTCTTCGACCAGCTTGAGTTCAAGGCCATCCGTGGTCGCCTGTTCGCCCTCTACGGCGACGCAGACACCCCCGCCGCCGAACGCGAAAGCATCGACACCCCGGAATACACCGCCCCTGCCGACGCCGCCGGACTGGCCGCCTTCCTGGCCGCAGGCGCCAGCCAGCGGTCCGCCCTCGCCGTCGACCTCGTCCCGGGCCGCATCGGCGAGGACGCCGCTGCGCTGGCCATCGTCCGCGGCGACGCCGCGGTCTACGTCGACCTCGCAAACCAGGACGCGGAGACCGAGAACGTGCTCGCGGCATGGCTGCGCGATCCTGAAGCGCCCAAGGTCATGCACGGTTTCAAGGCCGCGCTCAAGGCGCTGACGGCCCGCGGCCTGGAACTGGAGGGCGTGGTGGACGACACCTCCATCTCCGGCTATCTCATCCAGCCGGACCGCCGCACCTATGAACTCGCCGAGCTCGCCCAGCACCACCTCAACGTGGGAATTCCCGCTGCCACTGCCAAAGCCGGGCAGCTGGAACTGTCCTTCGACGGCGATGACAACGCCGCGGCCGATTCGCTCGTCCAGGCCGGCGCCGTCGTGCTGGCCCTGAGCCGCTACTTCGAGGACGAACTCAAGAGCCGCAAGGCGGAGGAGCTGCTGTCCACCCTTGAGCTGCCGGTCAGCCGCGTCCTGGCGGACATGGAACTCGCGGGCATCGCCGTCGACATGGACAAGATGGACGACCAGTTGGCCGACCTTGCCAGGGTGATCGACCAGGCCCAGGAACAGGCCTTCGCCGCCATTGGGCACGAGGTCAACCTGGGCTCGCCCAAACAGCTGCAGACCGTCCTGTTCGACGAACTGCAGCTGCCCAAGACCAAGAAGATCAAGTCCGGTTACACCACGGACGCCGCGTCGTTGAAGAACCTCCTGGAAAAGACCGGGCACGAGTTCCTTGTCCAGCTCATGGCGCACCGTGAGGCCGCCAAGCTGCGGCAGATGATCGAGTCGCTGAAGAAGTCCGTGGCGGAAGACGGCCGCATCCACACCACCTACGCGCAAAACGTTGCCGCCACGGGCCGGATCTCGTCCAACAACCCCAACCTGCAGAACATCCCCATCCGCAGCGAGGAAGGCCGGCGGGTCCGCGGGATCTTCGTCGTCAGCGACGGCTACGAATGCCTTCTCTCCGCCGACTACTCCCAGATCGAGATGCGCATCATGGCCCACCTCTCCGGGGACGCTGGGCTGATCCAGGCGTACAAGGACGGCGAGGACCTGCACCGGTTCGTCGGCTCCAACATCTTCCATGTCCCCACGGACCAGGTCACCAGCGCCATGCGCTCCAAGGTCAAGGCGATGTCCTACGGCCTTGCCTACGGATTGACCTCCTTCGGCCTGTCCAAGCAGCTGGAAATTTCCGTTGATGAGGCCCGTACCCTCATGAAGGACTACTTCGACCGCTTCGGCGCCGTGCGCGACTACCTCCGGGGCGTGGTGGACCAGGCCAGGGTTGATGGGTACACGGCCACCATCGAGGGACGCCGCCGCTACCTGCCGGACCTCACCAGCACCGACCGGCAGTTGCGTGAGAACGCTGAACGCATCGCGCTGAACAGCCCCATCCAGGGTTCGGCCGCGGACATCATCAAACGCGCCATGTTGGGAGTCCATGCCGAACTCCAGGCCCAGGGCCTGAAGTCCCGCATGCTGCTCCAGGTCCACGACGAATTGGTCCTGGAGGTGGCGGCAGGGGAGCGGCCTGCCGTGGAGAAACTGGTGACCGAGCAGATGGCCGCTGCCGCGGACCTCAGCGTCCCCCTGGAAGTCCAGATCGGCGTCGGACCCAGCTGGTACGACGCCGGCCACTAG
- a CDS encoding GNAT family N-acetyltransferase has translation MGDLSGNYEIRRFPAVSKGKDGYAEAETWGRAVGFGFHDSTRTPEHVARSMATYEVDGRIFTGAYQTGTPAEHSLPAEVPVATFGTFRKTLNIGFGRMLEAQMVTAVTVRTSHRRRGLLRRMMTGDLQAAKDDGIAVAALTASEGSIYGRFGYGVASLERTVKVDTTARFSLRHHATGTVEVADPRVLLEVAPKVFDRVHRHTPGSLGRQEWYWLLASGSMGRDGKEDPAIKAALHYGPDGGVDGYVSYKFAGWETTPATVEVVDLVAATDHAYLELWQYLGAIDLVERVSWNEAPVDDPLAWALVDPRCIDASDSRDMLWLRILDIPQALAARRYPADGRLVLEVGDPLGLTGGTFALDVQGGEAAVERVPAGKADLALDVSALSSIYLGGISPVTLKAAGALCEATPGAAFKAQQLFAVERPTHCLTHF, from the coding sequence ATGGGTGATCTGAGCGGAAACTATGAAATCCGGCGCTTTCCTGCCGTGTCCAAAGGCAAAGACGGGTACGCCGAAGCCGAAACCTGGGGCAGGGCGGTGGGCTTCGGCTTCCATGACTCCACCCGCACCCCGGAGCACGTGGCGCGGTCCATGGCCACCTACGAGGTCGACGGCAGGATCTTCACCGGCGCCTACCAGACCGGAACACCGGCAGAGCACTCGCTCCCGGCCGAGGTGCCCGTGGCTACTTTCGGGACGTTCCGGAAAACCCTCAACATCGGTTTTGGCCGGATGCTGGAAGCCCAGATGGTTACCGCCGTCACCGTCCGGACTTCGCACCGCCGCCGCGGCCTGCTGCGGCGCATGATGACCGGGGATCTGCAGGCAGCCAAGGACGACGGCATCGCGGTGGCCGCCCTTACCGCCTCCGAAGGGAGCATCTACGGGCGGTTTGGTTACGGCGTGGCCAGCCTCGAGCGGACCGTCAAGGTGGACACCACGGCCCGGTTCAGCCTGCGCCACCACGCAACGGGAACCGTGGAGGTGGCGGACCCGAGGGTCCTGCTCGAGGTTGCCCCTAAAGTCTTCGACCGCGTGCACCGCCACACCCCCGGCTCCCTCGGGCGCCAGGAGTGGTACTGGCTGCTCGCTTCGGGGTCGATGGGCCGTGACGGCAAGGAGGACCCCGCCATCAAGGCGGCTCTGCACTACGGCCCGGACGGCGGTGTGGACGGCTACGTGTCCTACAAGTTCGCCGGCTGGGAGACTACACCCGCCACCGTGGAGGTCGTGGACCTTGTTGCCGCCACGGATCATGCCTATCTGGAACTGTGGCAATACCTTGGTGCCATCGACCTCGTGGAACGTGTGTCCTGGAACGAGGCCCCGGTGGACGATCCCTTGGCCTGGGCGCTGGTGGACCCGCGGTGCATCGACGCCTCGGACAGCCGCGACATGCTCTGGCTCCGGATCCTCGACATCCCGCAGGCCCTGGCCGCCCGGCGCTACCCTGCGGACGGACGGCTGGTCCTCGAAGTGGGGGACCCACTGGGCCTCACCGGTGGAACTTTCGCGCTGGACGTCCAGGGCGGCGAGGCCGCCGTCGAACGTGTTCCAGCGGGGAAAGCAGACCTGGCACTGGACGTTTCGGCGCTGTCCTCCATCTACCTGGGCGGGATCAGCCCCGTGACGCTGAAGGCGGCAGGTGCCCTCTGCGAGGCAACTCCGGGCGCGGCCTTCAAAGCGCAGCAGCTGTTCGCGGTGGAGCGGCCCACTCACTGCCTGACGCACTTCTAA
- the rpsA gene encoding 30S ribosomal protein S1, which yields MTITSTEKPGTPVVAINDIGTAEDFLAAVDATIKYFNDGDLVEGTVVKVDRDEVLLDIGYKTEGVIPSRELSIKHDVDPGDVVSVGDQVEALVLTKEDKEGRLILSKKRAQYERAWGDIEKVKEEDGVVTGTVIEVVKGGLILDIGLRGFLPASLVEMRRVRDLAPYIGQQIEAKIIELDKNRNNVVLSRRAWLEQTQSEVRSTFLNKLEKGQVRPGVVSSIVNFGAFVDLGGVDGLVHVSELSWKHIDHPSEVVEVGQEVTVEVLEVDLDRERVSLSLKATQEDPWQTFARTHALGQVVPGKVTKLVPFGAFVRVEDGIEGLVHISELAVRHVELAEQVVSVGDELFVKVIDIDLERRRISLSLKQANEGVDADSTEFDPALYGMAAEYDEEGNYKYPEGFDPESNEWLEGYENQRAAWEQQYADAQARWEAHKKQVAQHAADDAAAATSGDSDSGTTSYSSEPAATDSGAGTLASDEALAALREKLTGN from the coding sequence ATGACCATCACCTCCACCGAGAAGCCCGGTACCCCCGTAGTCGCGATTAACGACATCGGTACCGCTGAGGACTTCCTCGCAGCTGTCGACGCCACCATCAAGTACTTCAACGACGGAGATCTCGTCGAAGGTACCGTCGTCAAGGTCGACCGCGATGAAGTCCTGCTCGACATCGGTTACAAGACCGAAGGTGTCATCCCCTCCCGCGAGCTGTCCATCAAGCACGACGTTGATCCCGGGGACGTTGTTTCCGTCGGCGATCAGGTCGAAGCCCTGGTGCTCACCAAGGAAGACAAAGAAGGCCGCCTGATCCTCTCCAAGAAGCGTGCTCAGTACGAGCGTGCCTGGGGCGACATCGAGAAGGTCAAGGAAGAAGACGGTGTCGTCACCGGTACCGTCATCGAGGTTGTCAAGGGTGGTCTTATCCTCGACATCGGCCTGCGCGGCTTCCTGCCCGCATCCCTGGTCGAGATGCGCCGTGTGCGCGACCTGGCTCCGTACATCGGCCAGCAGATCGAAGCCAAGATCATCGAGCTGGACAAGAACCGCAACAACGTGGTCCTGTCCCGCCGTGCATGGCTCGAGCAGACCCAGTCCGAGGTCCGCTCCACCTTCCTCAACAAGCTGGAAAAGGGCCAGGTCCGTCCCGGTGTCGTTTCCTCCATCGTCAACTTCGGTGCCTTCGTGGACCTGGGCGGCGTAGACGGCCTGGTTCACGTTTCCGAGCTGTCCTGGAAGCACATCGACCACCCGTCCGAGGTTGTCGAAGTTGGCCAGGAAGTCACCGTCGAGGTCCTCGAGGTCGACCTGGACCGCGAGCGCGTCTCCCTGTCGCTCAAGGCTACGCAGGAAGATCCGTGGCAGACCTTCGCCCGCACCCACGCCCTGGGCCAGGTTGTTCCGGGTAAGGTCACCAAGCTGGTTCCGTTCGGTGCGTTCGTCCGCGTCGAAGACGGCATCGAAGGCCTGGTCCACATCTCCGAGCTGGCTGTCCGCCACGTCGAACTGGCCGAGCAGGTTGTCTCTGTTGGCGACGAACTGTTCGTCAAGGTCATCGACATCGACCTGGAACGCCGCCGCATCTCGCTGTCCCTCAAGCAGGCCAACGAGGGCGTCGACGCCGACAGCACCGAATTCGATCCCGCCCTGTACGGCATGGCCGCAGAGTACGACGAAGAGGGCAACTACAAGTACCCCGAGGGCTTCGACCCCGAGTCCAACGAATGGCTCGAGGGCTACGAGAACCAGCGCGCAGCTTGGGAGCAGCAGTACGCTGACGCCCAGGCCCGCTGGGAAGCACACAAGAAGCAGGTTGCCCAGCACGCTGCCGACGACGCTGCAGCTGCAACGTCCGGTGACAGCGATTCCGGCACCACCAGCTACTCCTCGGAGCCTGCTGCCACCGATTCCGGTGCCGGCACCCTGGCTTCGGACGAGGCACTTGCTGCCCTGCGTGAGAAGCTGACCGGCAACTAA
- a CDS encoding GNAT family N-acetyltransferase: protein MNTTTDVTLVDVDRAVADQLLELAKRDASPDEVAPPVGGPGWNLDRTAWFFSYHHAAADGLEGPAAEKSWAVYSGGHIAGSVRLKRNPGAGVPSAETGIWLGRSFRSRGVGSAALDLVLAEARRAGLKRVTARTLVGNQGAQRLLAAAGAELTQDDGRVLAVFEL from the coding sequence ATGAACACCACGACTGACGTGACCCTTGTGGACGTTGACCGGGCGGTGGCGGACCAACTGCTGGAGCTGGCCAAGCGTGACGCCTCCCCCGATGAGGTGGCTCCCCCGGTGGGCGGCCCCGGCTGGAACCTCGACCGGACCGCCTGGTTCTTCAGCTACCATCACGCTGCAGCCGACGGGCTGGAGGGCCCCGCCGCGGAAAAGTCCTGGGCAGTCTATAGCGGCGGCCACATTGCCGGTTCCGTACGCCTCAAGCGCAACCCTGGCGCCGGCGTCCCGTCGGCGGAAACCGGCATCTGGCTTGGCCGCAGCTTCCGTTCCCGGGGCGTTGGCAGCGCCGCCTTGGACCTAGTGCTGGCGGAGGCCCGCCGGGCCGGACTGAAGCGCGTCACTGCCCGCACCCTTGTCGGAAACCAGGGCGCCCAAAGGCTGCTGGCGGCCGCGGGCGCGGAACTGACGCAGGATGACGGGAGGGTCCTGGCCGTCTTCGAGCTTTAG
- a CDS encoding IMPACT family protein — MKPGEPSADNADSRATSYTTLAAGQDFRHELEVKRSRFITVLRRAGTEDEARDLVAGLRRECHDARHHCSAFVIGPDRTVQRSSDDGEPAGTAGIPMLEALLKRETAPGVTDLSDVSAVVVRYFGGVLLGAGGLVRAYSESVSASLDLAPLVRRSRRRVCSTAVPHAAAGRLENDLRAAGMVMAETTYQDRHTVLRVAVPDDADAIAAATERVLQLTAGSATLTPDGTEWVDEHHD; from the coding sequence TTGAAACCGGGGGAACCATCAGCAGACAACGCAGACAGCCGGGCCACGTCCTACACCACACTGGCAGCTGGGCAGGATTTCCGGCACGAGCTTGAGGTCAAGCGCTCGCGATTCATCACCGTGCTCCGCCGCGCCGGCACCGAGGACGAAGCCCGCGACCTGGTGGCAGGCCTTCGCCGCGAGTGCCATGACGCCCGCCACCACTGCTCGGCGTTTGTTATTGGCCCCGACCGGACCGTCCAGCGGTCGAGCGACGACGGCGAACCTGCGGGGACCGCCGGCATCCCCATGCTCGAAGCCCTCCTGAAGAGGGAAACCGCCCCAGGGGTGACGGACCTCAGCGACGTCAGTGCCGTCGTCGTACGTTACTTTGGCGGGGTCCTGCTTGGTGCAGGAGGGCTGGTCCGGGCGTACTCTGAATCAGTCTCCGCGTCCCTGGACCTCGCACCGCTGGTCCGGCGCAGCAGGCGGCGCGTATGTTCCACCGCCGTGCCCCACGCCGCAGCGGGGCGGCTGGAGAACGACCTGCGTGCGGCCGGCATGGTCATGGCGGAAACCACCTACCAGGACCGGCATACCGTGCTCCGGGTTGCCGTACCCGACGACGCTGACGCTATCGCCGCCGCAACGGAGCGGGTCCTGCAGCTCACGGCAGGGTCCGCCACGCTTACTCCCGACGGAACGGAATGGGTGGATGAACACCACGACTGA